In Chloracidobacterium sp., the following proteins share a genomic window:
- the wecB gene encoding UDP-N-acetylglucosamine 2-epimerase (non-hydrolyzing), giving the protein MKVLLIAGARPNFMKVAPIYAEMRRRSDEFEPLIVHTGQHYDPAMSDAFFIDLGLPRPDIYLGVGSASHAVQTAKIMTEFEAVLLEQRPDWVVVVGDVNSTIACALVCSKLGVKVAHVEAGLRSGDRSMPEEINRILTDAISDLLFTTSQDADLNLANEGVAATKIRFAGNVMIDSLLEHIKLAEHSTVRTDLGLKDNDYAVLTLHRPSNVDDRETFDAISAALVEIAAKLPLIFPVHPRTKAQINEFGLAGRLEDAGVRLIEPLGYLDFIRLYSGARLVLTDSGGLQEETTVLGIPCLTLRNNTERPITIEMGTNILVGTDPKKITRVAFAVLGDEQANAKPKIPLWDGHAAKRICDVLLGVAA; this is encoded by the coding sequence CTGAAGGTCCTCCTCATTGCCGGTGCCCGACCGAATTTTATGAAGGTCGCGCCGATCTATGCGGAGATGCGGCGACGTTCGGATGAGTTTGAGCCACTGATAGTGCATACGGGGCAGCATTACGATCCCGCGATGTCGGATGCATTCTTCATTGATCTGGGATTGCCGCGGCCGGATATTTATCTGGGCGTCGGGTCGGCATCGCACGCGGTGCAGACAGCCAAGATCATGACTGAGTTTGAGGCGGTTTTGCTCGAGCAAAGGCCGGATTGGGTCGTTGTCGTCGGCGACGTCAATTCTACTATTGCCTGTGCCTTGGTTTGCTCGAAACTCGGCGTGAAAGTTGCCCACGTCGAAGCTGGCTTGCGCTCGGGTGACCGTTCGATGCCTGAGGAGATCAATCGTATCTTGACCGATGCTATCTCCGATCTGCTGTTCACAACGTCGCAGGATGCTGACCTAAATCTTGCAAACGAAGGAGTGGCGGCAACGAAGATCCGCTTTGCCGGCAATGTGATGATCGACTCGCTGCTGGAGCACATCAAACTCGCTGAGCACTCGACCGTCAGGACCGATCTCGGCCTGAAAGACAATGATTATGCCGTCCTTACGCTGCATAGACCGTCAAATGTTGACGATCGCGAGACGTTTGATGCCATCTCCGCCGCACTTGTCGAGATCGCAGCTAAACTACCTCTCATCTTTCCCGTCCACCCGCGAACGAAGGCTCAGATAAATGAATTTGGGTTGGCCGGCCGCCTTGAGGATGCGGGAGTCCGCCTGATCGAGCCGCTCGGTTACCTTGATTTCATACGGCTCTATAGTGGAGCTAGGCTCGTGCTTACGGACTCAGGCGGGTTGCAGGAAGAGACAACGGTTCTCGGCATTCCGTGCCTCACACTCAGGAATAACACTGAACGCCCGATAACGATCGAGATGGGGACAAATATTCTCGTCGGAACTGATCCGAAAAAAATCACACGGGTGGCGTTTGCGGTGCTCGGAGATGAGCAGGCAAACGCCAAGCCCAAAATTCCGCTGTGGGATGGCCACGCCGCGAAGCGCATCTGCGACGTGCTGCTCGGCGTTGCAGCCTAG
- a CDS encoding nucleotide sugar dehydrogenase: MIKQELKQSIADHAARIGVIGLGYVGLPLIVEFCLKGFHAIGFEVDKDKAAEISAGRSYIVDVTDESVGECIESGKLIATTDFGRLAECDVIIICVPTPLRKTKDPDMSYILTAGGEIQKHLRRGQLIILESTTYPGTTDEVLQPMFERKGFALDEDFLLAFSPERVDPGNPQFQTHNIPKVVGGVSADSTETAALLYSQIVNEVHPVSSARVAEAAKLWENTFRAINIGMANEMAKLCNALGIDTWEVVRAAATKPFGFMPFYPGPGIGGHCIPLDPHYLSWKAKQHGFDSQFISLAEQVNSTMPNYVVELVTRALNDAKKAVNGSKILILGVAYKKDIDDMRESPALSIIDLLRADGADVVYHDPFVPQVTFDHAYTIGDGEPLTSQELTEDLVASSDCVIICTEHSGVDYRRVCEAAPLVVDTRNTLSLELRAECKARVIRL; this comes from the coding sequence ATGATAAAACAGGAACTTAAGCAATCGATCGCCGATCATGCGGCGCGGATCGGTGTCATCGGCCTGGGCTACGTCGGGCTACCTCTGATCGTGGAGTTTTGTCTCAAGGGTTTTCACGCGATAGGGTTCGAGGTCGATAAAGACAAGGCCGCTGAGATAAGTGCCGGCCGCTCATATATCGTCGACGTGACGGATGAGAGTGTCGGCGAGTGCATCGAGTCGGGGAAGCTCATCGCGACCACCGACTTTGGCCGCCTTGCTGAGTGCGACGTGATCATCATTTGTGTGCCGACGCCGCTGCGAAAGACCAAGGACCCGGACATGTCCTACATCCTCACGGCGGGTGGAGAAATACAGAAACACCTGCGTCGCGGTCAGCTAATTATTCTTGAATCAACAACTTATCCGGGCACCACTGATGAAGTACTGCAGCCTATGTTTGAGCGGAAAGGATTCGCGCTCGACGAAGATTTTCTGCTCGCATTCTCACCCGAACGTGTCGACCCCGGCAATCCGCAGTTTCAGACGCACAATATTCCAAAGGTCGTCGGTGGCGTATCAGCGGACTCGACCGAGACGGCGGCTTTGCTGTATTCGCAGATCGTTAACGAAGTGCACCCGGTCTCGTCAGCGCGTGTGGCTGAGGCCGCAAAGCTTTGGGAGAACACGTTTAGGGCAATAAATATCGGAATGGCAAATGAGATGGCCAAGCTCTGCAATGCCCTCGGGATCGATACCTGGGAGGTCGTCCGCGCGGCTGCGACAAAGCCGTTCGGCTTCATGCCGTTCTATCCCGGTCCCGGCATCGGCGGCCACTGCATACCGCTCGACCCTCATTACCTATCATGGAAGGCCAAGCAGCATGGCTTTGATTCGCAATTTATTAGCCTTGCCGAACAGGTCAATTCGACGATGCCAAACTACGTAGTCGAGCTCGTCACACGTGCCCTAAACGATGCGAAGAAAGCCGTCAACGGTTCAAAGATACTGATTCTTGGCGTTGCCTACAAGAAGGACATCGACGATATGCGCGAGTCCCCGGCTCTCTCGATAATCGATCTCCTCCGCGCCGATGGGGCCGATGTCGTCTATCACGATCCATTCGTTCCGCAGGTTACCTTTGACCACGCCTATACTATCGGCGATGGGGAACCATTGACGAGTCAAGAGCTAACGGAAGACCTAGTTGCTTCCTCAGATTGTGTGATCATTTGTACGGAACATTCCGGCGTAGATTATCGACGTGTTTGCGAGGCAGCCCCGTTGGTTGTTGATACTAGAAATACGTTGTCACTCGAATTGCGTGCTGAGTGCAAAGCTCGTGTGATTCGACTGTGA
- a CDS encoding UbiA family prenyltransferase — MGSTAAKLRTTLEMIKFEHTLFALPFAFLGAILAADGLPTWWQTLWITVAMVGARSAAMTFNRIVDRDIDAANPRTALRELPTGKLSVSFAWVFLYVSIGVFLASSYLLNWLTFALSPVALLVILGYSYAKRFTSFAHVLLGLALAISPSAAWIAVRGSLADEVPILLSLLVLMWTAGFDVLYACQDHEFDRRAGLRSIPARFGIRNALWIARLFHVQAFIVLLLLYLSTGMAWVALIGVAATAALLVFQHTLIRADDLSRMNAAFFTTNAFVSVILLVTFGGAAFVN; from the coding sequence ATGGGATCGACTGCGGCAAAACTCCGAACTACACTCGAAATGATCAAGTTCGAGCACACGTTGTTCGCTCTGCCGTTCGCGTTTCTCGGCGCGATACTCGCAGCCGACGGGCTGCCGACATGGTGGCAAACACTCTGGATAACGGTTGCAATGGTCGGGGCGCGCTCGGCCGCGATGACGTTCAACCGCATCGTCGACCGCGATATCGACGCCGCAAATCCGCGAACCGCCTTGCGGGAGCTGCCGACCGGCAAACTCTCGGTCAGTTTCGCCTGGGTATTTCTATATGTCTCGATCGGTGTTTTTCTGGCGTCGTCGTACCTGCTTAACTGGCTGACATTTGCTCTGTCGCCGGTCGCGTTGCTGGTGATCCTCGGTTACTCGTATGCAAAAAGGTTTACTTCATTCGCCCATGTCCTGCTCGGCCTCGCATTGGCGATCTCGCCGTCGGCGGCATGGATTGCCGTTCGTGGATCTCTGGCCGACGAGGTCCCAATACTGCTGTCGCTGCTCGTGCTGATGTGGACAGCGGGGTTTGACGTGCTGTATGCCTGCCAAGACCACGAGTTTGATCGACGGGCAGGTCTGCGTTCGATACCGGCCCGGTTCGGTATAAGGAACGCGTTGTGGATCGCCCGACTGTTTCACGTTCAGGCATTCATCGTGCTGCTCTTACTGTATCTGTCAACAGGCATGGCCTGGGTCGCACTGATCGGCGTTGCGGCGACCGCCGCCCTGCTCGTCTTTCAGCATACGCTCATCCGGGCAGACGATCTCTCCAGAATGAACGCCGCATTCTTTACGACCAACGCATTCGTAAGCGTGATCCTTCTTGTCACCTTTGGTGGAGCGGCCTTCGTGAATTAG
- a CDS encoding GNAT family N-acetyltransferase produces MRLERTDNTDQVFRSLVVELDRELAVRDGDEHAFYAQFNKLDAMLGAVVAYDGETAVGCGAFKKHTGDTAEIKRMFVRPESRGQRIAAQVLSELETWASESGFTVYVLETGLKQPEAIALYKRSGYTEIPNYGQYADITNSVCMRKVID; encoded by the coding sequence ATACGGCTGGAACGCACCGATAACACGGACCAGGTCTTCCGCTCGCTAGTCGTCGAACTCGACCGCGAGCTGGCGGTCCGTGACGGCGACGAGCACGCGTTCTATGCGCAGTTCAACAAACTCGACGCAATGCTCGGTGCGGTCGTGGCCTATGATGGCGAGACAGCGGTCGGGTGCGGAGCATTCAAAAAGCATACAGGCGATACGGCCGAGATCAAGCGAATGTTTGTCCGTCCCGAAAGCCGTGGACAACGGATCGCCGCACAGGTGTTGAGCGAACTTGAAACATGGGCAAGCGAAAGCGGCTTCACTGTGTACGTACTCGAAACAGGCCTTAAACAGCCTGAGGCGATCGCATTATACAAACGCTCCGGTTACACCGAGATACCGAACTACGGGCAGTACGCGGACATAACAAACAGTGTTTGCATGCGGAAGGTAATCGACTAA
- a CDS encoding DUF72 domain-containing protein, translated as MKFGQVDDPGAVDFTIPPDHPDTKRVLAKSNGNDLEVCVGCAKWNSKDLKGFYPKGVKDELAYYASQFNCIELNATFYKRYWEKQYTAWRESVPDGFKYFVKFNQSISHFSRLKDVEDKVAEFMENVVFLRDKLGMLFLQMHNNFGAKDYERVEAFVENWKQYDTPLAMEFRKEEWYSDPAISAQLYQLLESDGITNVLVDTAGRRDLMHMRLTTPTAFIRWVGANHESDRPRLDEWVERIADWKKKGLERLYFFVHQNVEKESPLLSAHFIERLNKRIGTNLHVPQTL; from the coding sequence ATGAAATTCGGACAGGTTGATGATCCCGGAGCGGTGGATTTTACGATTCCGCCAGACCATCCGGACACTAAACGTGTGCTCGCAAAGAGCAATGGCAATGACCTCGAGGTGTGTGTAGGGTGTGCGAAATGGAACAGCAAAGATCTAAAGGGATTTTATCCGAAGGGCGTCAAGGACGAGCTGGCTTACTATGCTTCACAGTTCAACTGTATCGAGTTAAACGCTACATTCTACAAGCGTTATTGGGAAAAGCAGTACACGGCCTGGCGCGAGAGCGTGCCCGATGGCTTCAAATACTTTGTCAAATTCAACCAAAGCATCAGCCATTTTTCGCGACTGAAAGACGTCGAAGACAAAGTGGCGGAGTTTATGGAGAATGTGGTGTTTCTCAGGGACAAGCTCGGTATGCTCTTCCTGCAAATGCATAACAACTTCGGGGCGAAAGATTATGAGCGAGTCGAGGCGTTTGTCGAGAACTGGAAACAGTACGACACGCCGCTGGCAATGGAGTTTCGCAAGGAAGAGTGGTACAGCGACCCGGCAATCTCGGCGCAACTGTATCAACTGCTCGAGTCCGACGGCATCACAAACGTCCTCGTCGACACGGCCGGCCGCCGCGACCTGATGCACATGCGGCTGACGACGCCGACGGCATTCATACGCTGGGTCGGTGCGAATCATGAATCCGACAGGCCGCGGCTCGACGAATGGGTCGAGCGGATCGCGGACTGGAAGAAAAAGGGGCTCGAACGGTTGTATTTCTTTGTCCACCAGAATGTTGAGAAGGAATCGCCGCTGCTGTCTGCACATTTTATTGAGCGGCTAAACAAAAGGATCGGCACTAACCTGCACGTCCCGCAAACATTGTGA
- the mqnE gene encoding aminofutalosine synthase MqnE, with amino-acid sequence MELSTDPKLREIADKVANGERLSFDDGLDLYASNDLNVVGKLADGVRRRKHGLTTYYNVNRHFNHTNICVADCKFCGFYRRARQDDAYTHSIEEGIEIARTAVAEGATELHIVGGLNTKLPFEYYTDLFSSLKCEFPKLHLKALTMVELDFFARFYKMSDEDVISKLKAAGMDSCPGGGAEIFAEPTRSRICDHKCDGDRWLELAGKVHNAGLKTNATMLYGHIESIEDRIDHLVRLREQQDKTGGFQCFIPLAFYPPGTALSTLPGPDAIDNLKTIAVSRLMLDNFDHIKAYWVMLGKSTAQTALHFGANDLDGTITDGGELTHSYSVESNNEVKMTKQEIIEMIQRAGFEAVERDTVYNRVAAV; translated from the coding sequence ATGGAGCTTTCGACTGATCCCAAACTTCGTGAGATAGCTGACAAGGTCGCGAACGGTGAAAGGTTGTCGTTTGACGACGGATTGGATCTCTACGCCTCGAATGACCTGAACGTCGTCGGTAAGCTCGCTGACGGCGTTCGTCGTCGCAAGCACGGGCTGACGACGTATTACAACGTCAACCGGCATTTTAATCACACGAACATCTGCGTCGCGGACTGCAAGTTTTGCGGTTTTTATCGAAGGGCGAGGCAGGACGACGCGTACACGCATTCGATCGAGGAAGGCATCGAGATCGCCCGAACCGCCGTTGCCGAGGGAGCGACCGAGCTGCACATCGTTGGCGGCTTGAACACGAAATTGCCGTTCGAATACTACACCGACCTGTTTTCATCGCTTAAATGCGAGTTTCCAAAGCTGCATCTCAAGGCGTTGACGATGGTCGAACTCGATTTCTTCGCCCGCTTTTACAAGATGTCGGACGAAGACGTTATCTCAAAGCTCAAGGCTGCCGGAATGGACTCATGTCCCGGCGGCGGTGCCGAAATATTCGCAGAGCCCACGCGTTCGCGGATCTGCGACCACAAATGCGACGGCGACCGCTGGCTCGAACTCGCCGGCAAGGTCCACAACGCCGGCCTCAAAACCAACGCAACGATGCTCTACGGCCACATCGAATCCATCGAAGACCGCATCGACCACCTCGTCCGCCTCCGCGAACAGCAGGACAAGACCGGCGGCTTTCAGTGCTTCATCCCGCTCGCGTTTTACCCTCCGGGCACAGCCCTCTCGACGCTTCCCGGCCCCGACGCCATCGATAATCTCAAGACCATCGCCGTCTCCCGCCTGATGCTCGACAACTTCGACCACATCAAGGCCTACTGGGTCATGCTCGGCAAATCCACCGCCCAAACCGCCCTTCACTTCGGTGCCAACGACCTAGACGGCACCATCACCGACGGCGGCGAACTCACCCACAGCTACTCCGTCGAATCGAACAACGAAGTCAAAATGACCAAGCAAGAGATCATCGAAATGATCCAACGCGCCGGCTTCGAGGCTGTTGAAAGAGATACGGTGTATAATCGAGTAGCAGCTGTCTAA
- a CDS encoding DUF433 domain-containing protein, with the protein MKALARITFDPKVMGGKPCIRGLRVTVGTIVGLVASGHSFVDILKAYPYLEEEDLREALAYAAWRVEEIELPLAAA; encoded by the coding sequence ATGAAAGCGCTTGCAAGAATCACATTTGATCCAAAGGTCATGGGCGGAAAACCGTGTATCCGCGGTTTGCGGGTAACGGTCGGAACTATTGTTGGGCTTGTGGCTTCCGGACATTCTTTCGTCGATATTTTGAAAGCGTATCCGTATCTCGAAGAGGAAGATCTGCGTGAGGCCCTGGCATACGCCGCCTGGCGCGTAGAGGAAATTGAGTTGCCGCTTGCCGCCGCATGA
- a CDS encoding DUF5615 family PIN-like protein encodes MNLSPDWVKAFADENIASVHWSTVGDPKAEDTEIIRYARENDLVIFTHDLDFGTILALTRAAGPSVIQVRTQDVLPSSLAGTLISIIQDHERALDQGALIVVDETRARVRILPLERSS; translated from the coding sequence ATGAACCTTTCACCCGATTGGGTGAAGGCATTCGCTGACGAAAATATCGCCTCGGTGCATTGGTCAACGGTTGGCGACCCAAAAGCCGAAGACACTGAGATAATTCGCTATGCACGTGAGAACGACCTTGTTATTTTCACTCATGACCTCGATTTTGGAACGATCCTGGCCTTGACCCGGGCGGCAGGCCCAAGCGTTATCCAGGTTCGCACGCAGGATGTTTTGCCGTCGAGTCTCGCAGGTACGCTTATTTCTATTATTCAAGACCATGAACGCGCTCTTGATCAAGGAGCCTTGATCGTCGTGGACGAGACCCGCGCAAGAGTCCGCATTTTACCGTTGGAAAGAAGTTCATAG
- a CDS encoding DinB family protein, with product MRYTATLISALETAPGVIVPLIREVPEAILRRRPEVGKWSAYENAVHLSQSDVAFRARLELILAEDEPFIKVIENSAEDEAGAMLEVDLDESLERYVRERASLVEILKQLTPDEWQKTAVHEAFDHYSVFIMFRHLYVHEMHHAYLIEQLMLKKDWD from the coding sequence ATGCGCTATACAGCTACATTGATCTCCGCATTAGAAACCGCTCCTGGCGTGATCGTTCCGCTGATCCGCGAGGTGCCGGAGGCGATATTGCGGCGGCGGCCGGAGGTGGGGAAATGGTCGGCGTATGAGAATGCGGTGCATTTGTCGCAGTCGGACGTGGCGTTTCGGGCGCGGCTGGAGCTGATATTGGCGGAGGACGAGCCGTTCATTAAGGTGATCGAGAATTCGGCTGAGGACGAGGCCGGTGCGATGCTTGAGGTCGATCTTGACGAGAGCCTCGAGCGATACGTCCGCGAACGCGCTTCGCTCGTCGAGATACTCAAGCAGCTCACGCCCGACGAGTGGCAGAAAACCGCCGTCCACGAGGCGTTCGATCATTATTCGGTGTTCATCATGTTCCGCCACCTCTACGTCCACGAAATGCACCACGCATACCTCATCGAACAACTGATGCTCAAGAAGGATTGGGATTAG
- a CDS encoding YdeI/OmpD-associated family protein → MNPKVDIYLTSGCGRCPLGNTPDCKVHTWVEELETLRRIVIDCGLNEELKWGVPCYTDNGKNILMVGAFKDYASLSFFKGVLLQDDGNQLVSPGENSQSSRLLRFISVEQIRAIEPEIRDLIRQAVEVERAGIKVPFKSIDQHDVPVELVEKFEEDPAFEAAFNALTPGRRRGYLIHFSQPKQSQTRIARIEKCSPQIFNGIGFHDKYKSMKR, encoded by the coding sequence ATGAATCCCAAGGTCGATATCTATCTCACATCGGGCTGCGGACGCTGCCCGCTCGGCAACACGCCGGACTGCAAGGTCCACACATGGGTGGAAGAACTCGAAACGCTCCGCCGGATCGTCATCGATTGCGGCCTGAACGAAGAACTAAAGTGGGGCGTGCCTTGCTATACCGATAACGGCAAGAATATCTTGATGGTTGGAGCGTTCAAAGACTACGCATCGCTGAGCTTTTTCAAGGGTGTGCTTCTCCAAGATGACGGTAACCAACTCGTGTCGCCGGGCGAAAACTCTCAGTCCTCACGCCTTCTAAGGTTCATTTCGGTTGAACAGATCAGGGCTATTGAGCCTGAAATTCGCGACCTGATACGTCAGGCGGTCGAGGTTGAACGTGCCGGGATCAAGGTGCCGTTCAAATCTATCGACCAGCACGATGTTCCCGTAGAGCTTGTCGAAAAGTTCGAAGAAGATCCTGCCTTCGAGGCCGCATTCAACGCGCTGACGCCCGGCCGTCGTCGCGGCTATCTGATACATTTCTCTCAGCCAAAACAGTCGCAAACCCGCATTGCCCGTATCGAGAAATGCTCGCCGCAGATCTTTAACGGCATCGGCTTTCACGACAAATACAAGTCGATGAAGAGGTGA
- a CDS encoding DoxX family protein: protein MTKTQKVIYWIATIWLSLGMASSAVVQLIRIPEGVQSVTHLGYPEYLLTILGVWKILGIGAILVPGLPVVKEWAYAGFFFVASGAMTSHLIMRDPSGELFPSILLLVLTVVSWCLRPESRKLTAAISSKAE from the coding sequence ATGACAAAAACGCAAAAGGTTATCTATTGGATCGCAACCATCTGGTTGTCATTGGGAATGGCGTCAAGTGCCGTCGTTCAACTGATACGTATTCCCGAGGGTGTCCAGAGCGTAACACATCTGGGTTATCCGGAATATCTGCTGACGATACTCGGCGTTTGGAAGATTCTCGGCATCGGTGCCATCCTTGTTCCCGGCCTCCCGGTGGTTAAGGAGTGGGCATATGCGGGCTTCTTCTTCGTTGCGTCGGGCGCGATGACGTCGCATCTAATAATGCGTGATCCTTCTGGCGAGCTGTTCCCCTCAATACTGCTTCTCGTTCTCACGGTCGTGTCGTGGTGCCTGAGACCCGAATCTAGAAAACTAACAGCCGCGATTAGCAGTAAAGCAGAATGA
- a CDS encoding SRPBCC domain-containing protein — MERKTTIHAKVGKQELVITREFDLPVDLLFKAHADAALFEQWMSHEYGTTHVLKLEGRKHGSWQFRTVDADGNVLFGASGTIHEFAPDHKITRTFEMDDSAFDVQLEFLEFESTSDDTSKLTIHTVYRSADLRDKMLKLPFEYGLNMAHDRLQEVVGKLR, encoded by the coding sequence ATGGAACGAAAAACTACGATCCATGCCAAAGTGGGCAAACAGGAGCTTGTGATCACGCGGGAATTTGATCTGCCCGTCGACCTGCTCTTTAAGGCACACGCTGACGCGGCCCTGTTCGAGCAATGGATGTCGCATGAATATGGAACGACACACGTCTTGAAACTCGAAGGCCGCAAGCACGGCAGCTGGCAGTTTCGAACAGTAGATGCCGACGGCAACGTGCTATTCGGAGCGAGCGGTACCATCCACGAATTTGCTCCCGATCACAAGATTACGCGGACATTCGAAATGGACGACTCTGCATTCGACGTCCAGCTCGAGTTCTTAGAATTCGAATCAACCTCCGACGACACGAGCAAGCTTACTATCCATACAGTATATAGATCGGCGGATCTCCGCGATAAAATGCTGAAATTGCCCTTCGAGTACGGCCTGAACATGGCCCACGACCGTTTGCAGGAAGTTGTAGGCAAATTGAGGTAA
- a CDS encoding winged helix-turn-helix transcriptional regulator produces the protein MNIRRDVFQAIADPTRRAILVLVASQGMTAGAIAANFDTARPTVSKHLQILTECELLEPQQKGREIHYHLNPKKMKDLADFLDPFREMWDKRFDKLETVMNEYRSDV, from the coding sequence ATGAATATTAGACGAGACGTTTTCCAGGCAATAGCGGACCCGACCAGAAGGGCCATACTCGTTCTTGTCGCTTCGCAAGGAATGACCGCCGGAGCAATTGCAGCAAATTTTGACACAGCCAGGCCGACAGTTTCAAAGCACCTACAGATCCTTACCGAGTGCGAGCTGCTCGAACCGCAACAAAAAGGCCGTGAGATCCACTATCACCTAAACCCGAAAAAGATGAAAGACCTTGCTGACTTTCTCGACCCGTTTCGTGAAATGTGGGACAAGAGATTTGATAAGTTGGAAACGGTGATGAACGAATACCGATCGGACGTGTAA
- a CDS encoding SDR family NAD(P)-dependent oxidoreductase, with the protein MQNVLVTGGAGFIGSHLVDQLLTEGEWRVTAVDDFNDFYSPEIKHGNISEHIGSSNYRIVDADIRDWRTMEALFTQYHFDTVVHLAARAGVRPSLSDPRLYAETNINGTLNLLELARTHRVGHFVFGSSSSVYGINTKVPFAEDDRIHQPISPYAATKAAGELLCHTYSHLYEMRIVCLRFFTVYGARQRPDLAIHRFARLISEGKPIQVFGDGTTRRDYTYIDDIIQGVRSAIDYDQSQFEIFNLGESQTVELNELISLLENSLDLKAVIDHQPLQPGDVPITYADITKSRKLLGYDPHTTIAEGIPKFVEWFKTTR; encoded by the coding sequence ATGCAAAATGTCCTTGTGACCGGCGGCGCCGGATTTATCGGGTCCCATCTTGTTGATCAGCTTCTCACCGAAGGTGAATGGCGGGTGACTGCGGTTGATGATTTTAACGATTTCTATTCGCCTGAGATCAAGCACGGCAATATCTCTGAGCACATCGGATCGTCCAATTACCGGATCGTCGATGCCGATATTCGTGACTGGCGCACCATGGAGGCGTTGTTCACACAATATCATTTCGACACCGTTGTTCATCTCGCCGCCCGCGCGGGCGTCAGACCGTCCCTATCTGACCCGCGACTGTACGCCGAAACAAACATAAACGGCACGCTCAACCTGTTAGAGTTAGCACGCACGCATCGGGTCGGTCACTTTGTCTTTGGTTCGTCATCCAGTGTTTATGGAATCAATACTAAGGTTCCTTTTGCTGAGGATGACCGCATCCACCAACCGATCTCACCCTACGCCGCAACAAAGGCCGCGGGCGAACTACTTTGCCACACGTATTCGCATTTGTATGAGATGCGGATCGTGTGCCTAAGATTTTTTACGGTTTATGGCGCACGACAGCGGCCTGACCTGGCGATACACAGATTTGCCCGACTGATCAGCGAAGGCAAGCCGATCCAGGTCTTTGGCGACGGCACGACGCGTCGTGATTATACGTACATCGACGACATCATTCAGGGCGTTCGGTCGGCAATCGACTATGACCAGTCGCAATTTGAGATCTTTAATCTCGGCGAGTCTCAAACCGTTGAACTGAATGAACTTATATCGCTCTTGGAAAACAGTCTTGACCTTAAAGCCGTGATCGATCACCAACCGCTGCAGCCGGGCGACGTGCCGATCACATATGCCGACATCACAAAATCGCGCAAACTGCTCGGTTACGATCCGCATACAACGATTGCGGAGGGCATACCTAAGTTTGTCGAGTGGTTCAAAACGACGCGCTAG